A region of Arabidopsis thaliana chromosome 5, partial sequence DNA encodes the following proteins:
- the GEX2 gene encoding gamete expressed 2, with product MVGIFNIVIDEENFKVLDSSLHFEVEAGLMYPSVSVVSWMGLANVFEAGMNASILILPKDAFGNNISFSGKKMEFQEFSLSLISENGSFAGVLNSTHIRWIVSGYISIDFVLVTSGKFLLLVEKESQTLNGGPLPLEVNSGPLDVSNCVSIWKSELSTWQIFSKMEILLHQKDRFGNIVSGFYEFDADVVEVETGLSIPVADFQFEYVEPGIQLMSFTLSEPGNFLLTLSDMKHNKSISSMPYVYTVYIGYCDGSRSIVNGSGINASIAGESLGFSVYLKDAYGYPSPVQVDRLQVRIVLEIDSSIILPTIQPREALNGTGSSHQAATPLYEKHGGRASGNLVTQASIFDVTYTPKRTGIYRIFISSGNIVLNGGQPFIKEVYAGEVNVAACSVTQFNGKVPKEIKNEIVVLLLDGFYNPVPSQPSRLKFEITSANTSSFTTWEFVDNNDGTYTGSYLAMEVGTYRMCISFDNKHIQPCPFDVNVYSNGYFPRAYDDPVNVWEDESISFNPLENDYFAGDNASMLGFSQPGHGSLLRDGNLLRYTPMKNFSGNDSFLYTIADINGNLAAATVYIFVLTAPPQFVSFSGGLQATEDLISPRYGGFSGLEISYSDLLENISVMVQALSGSVILSPMLMQFRPPGSGKLSVSNGGEDRRVLILEGQVGVINPALQSIQYLGNENFAGVDSLRLSTKNKNGINHLDVPVFVEPVNDPPFINVPQYIMLESNGSESLIFHPERDKFNFSVGDPDLVNFPGGESHFLVTFSLEVTDGFLLTNLPSELINSTELKFKNLFQWQPIQTYAAISKHVNVKASGIRFRGTIRQCNDLMQQLLHRGGENGAVLTLKLSDMGNYGCFLDCTERISLPLHAEARVNLIRKRPLSSLGAHVLGSVIVVESLVVFSLATLLLFFTCKCAFLLVHEKRIQHKNLQKPTDNAELLNRNLSTTTITGCLPESIWNRHPQQRYILGEMV from the exons GGATGCATTCGGGAACAACATATCGTTTTCCGGGAAGAAGATGGAGTTTCAGGAgttttctctgtctcttaTTAGTGAAAATGGTTCATTTGCTGGTGTTCTTAATAGTACACACATTAGATGGATTGTATCTGGTTATATTTccattgattttgttcttgttactTCTGGAAAATTCTTATTGCTTGTGGAGAAGGAAAGCCAAACATTGAATGGTGGTCCATTACCTCTTGAGGTGAATTCAG GACCATTGGATGTTTCCAATTGTGTGAGTATATGGAAGTCAGAGTTAAGCACATGGCAGATATTTTCCAAAATGGAGATCTTGTTACACCAGAAAGATCGCTTCGGGAACATTGTTTCTGGATTCTACGAATTTGATGCTGATGTGGTGGAAGTAGAGACGGGTTTGTCCATACCGGTAGCAGATTTCCAGTTTGAGTATGTAGAGCCAGGGATTCAGTTGATGTCTTTCACCTTATCTGAACCTGGAAATTTCTTGCTTACTCTCTCTGATATGAAGCACAATAAGAGCATCTCTAGTATGCCATATGtgtatacagtatatataG GTTATTGTGATGGATCAAGAAGTATAGTAAATGGTTCAGGGATCAATGCTTCTATTGCTGGGGAGTCTCTTGGCTTCTCTGTTTACTTGAAAGATGCTTATGGTTATCCCTCACCAGTCCAAGTCGATAGACTTCAGGTCCGAATCGTACTAGAGATTGATTCCTCAATTATTTTGCCAACCATACAGCCAAGAGAGGCTCTCAATG GGACTGGATCAAGTCACCAAGCTGCTACTCCATTGTACGAGAAACATGGCGGAAGA GCTTCAGGCAACCTAGTGACTCAAGCGAGTATTTTTGACGTAACTTATACTCCTAAAAGGACTGGAATTTATAGAATCTTTATATCATCTGGAAACATAGTCCTCAATGGAGGCCAGCCTTTCATCAAGGAAGTATATGCAG GTGAAGTGAATGTGGCAGCGTGTAGTGTGACTCAATTCAATGGAAAAGTaccaaaagaaatcaagaatgAAATTGTAGTGTTGCTCTTGGATGGTTTCTACAATCCTGTACCGTCACAGCCATCTCGGTTAAAGTTTGAGATCACCTCAGCTAATACATCAAGTTTCACTACATGGGAATTTGTAGATAATAATGATGGGACATATACTGGTAGCTATCTGGCCATGGAGGTTGGTACTTACCGAATGTGCATATCTTTTGACAATAAACATATCCAACCTTGCCCCTTCGACGTAAATGTGTATAGCA ATGGATACTTTCCAAGAGCCTATGATGATCCAGTCAATGTGTGGGAAGATGAGTCAATATCTTTCAATCCACTGGAAAACGACTATTTTGCTGGCGACAATGCAAGCATGCTCGGTTTCTCACAA CCAGGTCATGGTTCTCTTCTGAGAGATGGAAACCTCCTTAGATACACGCCAATGAAGAATTTTTCAGGAAATGACTCCTTTCTTTATACAATAGCTGATATCAATGGAAACTTAGCCGCAGCTACAGTATACATCTTTGTTCTTACTGCTCCTCCTCAGTTTGTTTCATTTTCGGGCGGATTGCAAGCAACTGAAGATCTAATCAGTCCTAGATATGG TGGCTTCTCTGGCCTGGAGATAAGCTACTCAGACCTGCTGGAGAACATTTCAGTAATGGTACAAGCACTTTCGGGATCAGTCATTCTGTCTCCGATGTTGATGCAGTTTAGACCTCCTGGAAGTGGAAAACTCTCAGTTAGCAATGGAGGTGAAGATAGAAGGGTCTTAATCTTAGAAGGACAAGTAGGAGTTATCAATCCCGCACTTCAGTCGATTCAATATCTCGG AAATGAGAATTTTGCTGGTGTTGATTCTCTTCGGCTGTCTACAAAGAACAAGAATGGGATCAACCATCTGGATGTTCCGGTTTTCGTTGAACCTGTAAATGACCCACCGTTTATTAATGTTCCTCAATATATAATGCTGGAGAGTAATGGGAGTGAGTCACTTATATTTCACCCCGAAAGAGACAAGTTCAACTTCTCAGTTGGAGATCCAGATCTTGTTAATTTCCCCG GTGGTGAATCTCATTTCTTAGTAACATTTTCCTTGGAAGTCACTGACGGATTTCTGCTGACAAACTTACCGTCAGAGCTTATAAACTCAACAGAGCTGAAGTTCAAAAACTTGTTCCAATGGCAGCCAATTCAGACGTATGCTGCCATTTCTAAACACGTGAATGTCAAAGCTAGTGGGATCAGGTTTCGTGGAACTATAAGGCAATGCAACGACCTCATGCAACAGCTGCTCCATCGC GGAGGAGAGAATGGTGCGGTCTTGACTTTGAAACTGAGTGACATGGGGAACTACGGGTGCTTCCTTGACTGTACCGAGAGAATTTCACTGCCTCTTCACGCAGAAGCTCGCGTAAACCTCATTAGGAAGAGACCCTTGAGTTCCCTTGGAGCCCACG TTCTAGGATCTGTGATTGTAGTGGAGTCTCTCGTGGTCTTTTCTCTAGCTACTTTGCTTCTGTTCTTCACTTGCAAATGCGCATTTCTACTAGTACACGAGAAAAGAATCCAACACAAGAATTTGCAGAAACCAACG GACAATGCCGAATTGTTAAACAGAAATctttcaacaacaacaatcactGGTTGTCTACCTGAGAGTATCTGGAATCGCCATCCGCAGCAGAGGTATATTTTGGGGGAAATGGtttaa
- the GEX2 gene encoding gamete expressed 2 (gamete expressed 2 (GEX2); CONTAINS InterPro DOMAIN/s: Filamin/ABP280 repeat (InterPro:IPR001298), Immunoglobulin-like fold (InterPro:IPR013783), Immunoglobulin E-set (InterPro:IPR014756), Filamin/ABP280 repeat-like (InterPro:IPR017868); Has 30201 Blast hits to 17322 proteins in 780 species: Archae - 12; Bacteria - 1396; Metazoa - 17338; Fungi - 3422; Plants - 5037; Viruses - 0; Other Eukaryotes - 2996 (source: NCBI BLink).), with translation MVGIFNIVIDEENFKVLDSSLHFEVEAGLMYPSVSVVSWMGLANVFEAGMNASILILPKDAFGNNISFSGKKMEFQEFSLSLISENGSFAGVLNSTHIRWIVSGYISIDFVLVTSGKFLLLVEKESQTLNGGPLPLEVNSGPLDVSNCVSIWKSELSTWQIFSKMEILLHQKDRFGNIVSGFYEFDADVVEVETGLSIPVADFQFEYVEPGIQLMSFTLSEPGNFLLTLSDMKHNKSISSMPYVYTVYIGYCDGSRSIVNGSGINASIAGESLGFSVYLKDAYGYPSPVQVDRLQVRIVLEIDSSIILPTIQPREALNGTGSSHQAATPLYEKHGGRASGNLVTQASIFDVTYTPKRTGIYRIFISSGNIVLNGGQPFIKEVYAGEVNVAACSVTQFNGKVPKEIKNEIVVLLLDGFYNPVPSQPSRLKFEITSANTSSFTTWEFVDNNDGTYTGSYLAMEVGTYRMCISFDNKHIQPCPFDVNVYSNGYFPRAYDDPVNVWEDESISFNPLENDYFAGDNASMLGFSQPGHGSLLRDGNLLRYTPMKNFSGNDSFLYTIADINGNLAAATVYIFVLTAPPQFVSFSGGLQATEDLISPRYGGFSGLEISYSDLLENISVMVQALSGSVILSPMLMQFRPPGSGKLSVSNGGEDRRVLILEGQVGVINPALQSIQYLGNENFAGVDSLRLSTKNKNGINHLDVPVFVEPVNDPPFINVPQYIMLESNGSESLIFHPERDKFNFSVGDPDLVNFPGGESHFLVTFSLEVTDGFLLTNLPSELINSTELKFKNLFQWQPIQTYAAISKHVNVKASGIRFRGTIRQCNDLMQQLLHRGGENGAVLTLKLSDMGNYGCFLDCTERISLPLHAEARVNLIRKRPLSSLGAHGTFMKYLVVVPFSFFSIKLFSLLMVLIG, from the exons GGATGCATTCGGGAACAACATATCGTTTTCCGGGAAGAAGATGGAGTTTCAGGAgttttctctgtctcttaTTAGTGAAAATGGTTCATTTGCTGGTGTTCTTAATAGTACACACATTAGATGGATTGTATCTGGTTATATTTccattgattttgttcttgttactTCTGGAAAATTCTTATTGCTTGTGGAGAAGGAAAGCCAAACATTGAATGGTGGTCCATTACCTCTTGAGGTGAATTCAG GACCATTGGATGTTTCCAATTGTGTGAGTATATGGAAGTCAGAGTTAAGCACATGGCAGATATTTTCCAAAATGGAGATCTTGTTACACCAGAAAGATCGCTTCGGGAACATTGTTTCTGGATTCTACGAATTTGATGCTGATGTGGTGGAAGTAGAGACGGGTTTGTCCATACCGGTAGCAGATTTCCAGTTTGAGTATGTAGAGCCAGGGATTCAGTTGATGTCTTTCACCTTATCTGAACCTGGAAATTTCTTGCTTACTCTCTCTGATATGAAGCACAATAAGAGCATCTCTAGTATGCCATATGtgtatacagtatatataG GTTATTGTGATGGATCAAGAAGTATAGTAAATGGTTCAGGGATCAATGCTTCTATTGCTGGGGAGTCTCTTGGCTTCTCTGTTTACTTGAAAGATGCTTATGGTTATCCCTCACCAGTCCAAGTCGATAGACTTCAGGTCCGAATCGTACTAGAGATTGATTCCTCAATTATTTTGCCAACCATACAGCCAAGAGAGGCTCTCAATG GGACTGGATCAAGTCACCAAGCTGCTACTCCATTGTACGAGAAACATGGCGGAAGA GCTTCAGGCAACCTAGTGACTCAAGCGAGTATTTTTGACGTAACTTATACTCCTAAAAGGACTGGAATTTATAGAATCTTTATATCATCTGGAAACATAGTCCTCAATGGAGGCCAGCCTTTCATCAAGGAAGTATATGCAG GTGAAGTGAATGTGGCAGCGTGTAGTGTGACTCAATTCAATGGAAAAGTaccaaaagaaatcaagaatgAAATTGTAGTGTTGCTCTTGGATGGTTTCTACAATCCTGTACCGTCACAGCCATCTCGGTTAAAGTTTGAGATCACCTCAGCTAATACATCAAGTTTCACTACATGGGAATTTGTAGATAATAATGATGGGACATATACTGGTAGCTATCTGGCCATGGAGGTTGGTACTTACCGAATGTGCATATCTTTTGACAATAAACATATCCAACCTTGCCCCTTCGACGTAAATGTGTATAGCA ATGGATACTTTCCAAGAGCCTATGATGATCCAGTCAATGTGTGGGAAGATGAGTCAATATCTTTCAATCCACTGGAAAACGACTATTTTGCTGGCGACAATGCAAGCATGCTCGGTTTCTCACAA CCAGGTCATGGTTCTCTTCTGAGAGATGGAAACCTCCTTAGATACACGCCAATGAAGAATTTTTCAGGAAATGACTCCTTTCTTTATACAATAGCTGATATCAATGGAAACTTAGCCGCAGCTACAGTATACATCTTTGTTCTTACTGCTCCTCCTCAGTTTGTTTCATTTTCGGGCGGATTGCAAGCAACTGAAGATCTAATCAGTCCTAGATATGG TGGCTTCTCTGGCCTGGAGATAAGCTACTCAGACCTGCTGGAGAACATTTCAGTAATGGTACAAGCACTTTCGGGATCAGTCATTCTGTCTCCGATGTTGATGCAGTTTAGACCTCCTGGAAGTGGAAAACTCTCAGTTAGCAATGGAGGTGAAGATAGAAGGGTCTTAATCTTAGAAGGACAAGTAGGAGTTATCAATCCCGCACTTCAGTCGATTCAATATCTCGG AAATGAGAATTTTGCTGGTGTTGATTCTCTTCGGCTGTCTACAAAGAACAAGAATGGGATCAACCATCTGGATGTTCCGGTTTTCGTTGAACCTGTAAATGACCCACCGTTTATTAATGTTCCTCAATATATAATGCTGGAGAGTAATGGGAGTGAGTCACTTATATTTCACCCCGAAAGAGACAAGTTCAACTTCTCAGTTGGAGATCCAGATCTTGTTAATTTCCCCG GTGGTGAATCTCATTTCTTAGTAACATTTTCCTTGGAAGTCACTGACGGATTTCTGCTGACAAACTTACCGTCAGAGCTTATAAACTCAACAGAGCTGAAGTTCAAAAACTTGTTCCAATGGCAGCCAATTCAGACGTATGCTGCCATTTCTAAACACGTGAATGTCAAAGCTAGTGGGATCAGGTTTCGTGGAACTATAAGGCAATGCAACGACCTCATGCAACAGCTGCTCCATCGC GGAGGAGAGAATGGTGCGGTCTTGACTTTGAAACTGAGTGACATGGGGAACTACGGGTGCTTCCTTGACTGTACCGAGAGAATTTCACTGCCTCTTCACGCAGAAGCTCGCGTAAACCTCATTAGGAAGAGACCCTTGAGTTCCCTTGGAGCCCACGGTACGTTTATGAAATACTTGGTTGTGGTTCcattcagttttttttcaattaagctttttagtttgttaatgGTTCTGATAGGTTAA
- the GEX2 gene encoding gamete expressed 2: protein MVGIFNIVIDEENFKVLDSSLHFEVEAGLMYPSVSVVSWMGLANVFEAGMNASILILPKDAFGNNISFSGKKMEFQEFSLSLISENGSFAGVLNSTHIRWIVSGYISIDFVLVTSGKFLLLVEKESQTLNGGPLPLEVNSGPLDVSNCVSIWKSELSTWQIFSKMEILLHQKDRFGNIVSGFYEFDADVVEVETGLSIPVADFQFEYVEPGIQLMSFTLSEPGNFLLTLSDMKHNKSISSMPYVYTVYIGYCDGSRSIVNGSGINASIAGESLGFSVYLKDAYGYPSPVQVDRLQVRIVLEIDSSIILPTIQPREALNGTGSSHQAATPLYEKHGGRASGNLVTQASIFDVTYTPKRTGIYRIFISSGNIVLNGGQPFIKEVYAGEVNVAACSVTQFNGKVPKEIKNEIVVLLLDGFYNPVPSQPSRLKFEITSANTSSFTTWEFVDNNDGTYTGSYLAMEVGTYRMCISFDNKHIQPCPFDVNVYSNGYFPRAYDDPVNVWEDESISFNPLENDYFAGDNASMLGFSQPGHGSLLRDGNLLRYTPMKNFSGNDSFLYTIADINGNLAAATVYIFVLTAPPQFVSFSGGLQATEDLISPRYGGFSGLEISYSDLLENISVMVQALSGSVILSPMLMQFRPPGSGKLSVSNGGEDRRVLILEGQVGVINPALQSIQYLGNENFAGVDSLRLSTKNKNGINHLDVPVFVEPVNDPPFINVPQYIMLESNGSESLIFHPERDKFNFSVGDPDLVNFPGGESHFLVTFSLEVTDGFLLTNLPSELINSTELKFKNLFQWQPIQTYAAISKHVNVKASGIRFRGTIRQCNDLMQQLLHRGGENGAVLTLKLSDMGNYGCFLDCTERISLPLHAEARVNLIRKRPLSSLGAHVLGSVIVVESLVVFSLATLLLFFTCKCAFLLVHEKRIQHKNLQKPTDNAELLNRNLSTTTITGCLPESIWNRHPQQRHIGETSGNQNKQ, encoded by the exons GGATGCATTCGGGAACAACATATCGTTTTCCGGGAAGAAGATGGAGTTTCAGGAgttttctctgtctcttaTTAGTGAAAATGGTTCATTTGCTGGTGTTCTTAATAGTACACACATTAGATGGATTGTATCTGGTTATATTTccattgattttgttcttgttactTCTGGAAAATTCTTATTGCTTGTGGAGAAGGAAAGCCAAACATTGAATGGTGGTCCATTACCTCTTGAGGTGAATTCAG GACCATTGGATGTTTCCAATTGTGTGAGTATATGGAAGTCAGAGTTAAGCACATGGCAGATATTTTCCAAAATGGAGATCTTGTTACACCAGAAAGATCGCTTCGGGAACATTGTTTCTGGATTCTACGAATTTGATGCTGATGTGGTGGAAGTAGAGACGGGTTTGTCCATACCGGTAGCAGATTTCCAGTTTGAGTATGTAGAGCCAGGGATTCAGTTGATGTCTTTCACCTTATCTGAACCTGGAAATTTCTTGCTTACTCTCTCTGATATGAAGCACAATAAGAGCATCTCTAGTATGCCATATGtgtatacagtatatataG GTTATTGTGATGGATCAAGAAGTATAGTAAATGGTTCAGGGATCAATGCTTCTATTGCTGGGGAGTCTCTTGGCTTCTCTGTTTACTTGAAAGATGCTTATGGTTATCCCTCACCAGTCCAAGTCGATAGACTTCAGGTCCGAATCGTACTAGAGATTGATTCCTCAATTATTTTGCCAACCATACAGCCAAGAGAGGCTCTCAATG GGACTGGATCAAGTCACCAAGCTGCTACTCCATTGTACGAGAAACATGGCGGAAGA GCTTCAGGCAACCTAGTGACTCAAGCGAGTATTTTTGACGTAACTTATACTCCTAAAAGGACTGGAATTTATAGAATCTTTATATCATCTGGAAACATAGTCCTCAATGGAGGCCAGCCTTTCATCAAGGAAGTATATGCAG GTGAAGTGAATGTGGCAGCGTGTAGTGTGACTCAATTCAATGGAAAAGTaccaaaagaaatcaagaatgAAATTGTAGTGTTGCTCTTGGATGGTTTCTACAATCCTGTACCGTCACAGCCATCTCGGTTAAAGTTTGAGATCACCTCAGCTAATACATCAAGTTTCACTACATGGGAATTTGTAGATAATAATGATGGGACATATACTGGTAGCTATCTGGCCATGGAGGTTGGTACTTACCGAATGTGCATATCTTTTGACAATAAACATATCCAACCTTGCCCCTTCGACGTAAATGTGTATAGCA ATGGATACTTTCCAAGAGCCTATGATGATCCAGTCAATGTGTGGGAAGATGAGTCAATATCTTTCAATCCACTGGAAAACGACTATTTTGCTGGCGACAATGCAAGCATGCTCGGTTTCTCACAA CCAGGTCATGGTTCTCTTCTGAGAGATGGAAACCTCCTTAGATACACGCCAATGAAGAATTTTTCAGGAAATGACTCCTTTCTTTATACAATAGCTGATATCAATGGAAACTTAGCCGCAGCTACAGTATACATCTTTGTTCTTACTGCTCCTCCTCAGTTTGTTTCATTTTCGGGCGGATTGCAAGCAACTGAAGATCTAATCAGTCCTAGATATGG TGGCTTCTCTGGCCTGGAGATAAGCTACTCAGACCTGCTGGAGAACATTTCAGTAATGGTACAAGCACTTTCGGGATCAGTCATTCTGTCTCCGATGTTGATGCAGTTTAGACCTCCTGGAAGTGGAAAACTCTCAGTTAGCAATGGAGGTGAAGATAGAAGGGTCTTAATCTTAGAAGGACAAGTAGGAGTTATCAATCCCGCACTTCAGTCGATTCAATATCTCGG AAATGAGAATTTTGCTGGTGTTGATTCTCTTCGGCTGTCTACAAAGAACAAGAATGGGATCAACCATCTGGATGTTCCGGTTTTCGTTGAACCTGTAAATGACCCACCGTTTATTAATGTTCCTCAATATATAATGCTGGAGAGTAATGGGAGTGAGTCACTTATATTTCACCCCGAAAGAGACAAGTTCAACTTCTCAGTTGGAGATCCAGATCTTGTTAATTTCCCCG GTGGTGAATCTCATTTCTTAGTAACATTTTCCTTGGAAGTCACTGACGGATTTCTGCTGACAAACTTACCGTCAGAGCTTATAAACTCAACAGAGCTGAAGTTCAAAAACTTGTTCCAATGGCAGCCAATTCAGACGTATGCTGCCATTTCTAAACACGTGAATGTCAAAGCTAGTGGGATCAGGTTTCGTGGAACTATAAGGCAATGCAACGACCTCATGCAACAGCTGCTCCATCGC GGAGGAGAGAATGGTGCGGTCTTGACTTTGAAACTGAGTGACATGGGGAACTACGGGTGCTTCCTTGACTGTACCGAGAGAATTTCACTGCCTCTTCACGCAGAAGCTCGCGTAAACCTCATTAGGAAGAGACCCTTGAGTTCCCTTGGAGCCCACG TTCTAGGATCTGTGATTGTAGTGGAGTCTCTCGTGGTCTTTTCTCTAGCTACTTTGCTTCTGTTCTTCACTTGCAAATGCGCATTTCTACTAGTACACGAGAAAAGAATCCAACACAAGAATTTGCAGAAACCAACG GACAATGCCGAATTGTTAAACAGAAATctttcaacaacaacaatcactGGTTGTCTACCTGAGAGTATCTGGAATCGCCATCCGCAGCAGAG ACACATAGGTGAAACTTCCGGCAACCAGAATAAGCAGTAG
- the GEX2 gene encoding gamete expressed 2: MEILLHQKDRFGNIVSGFYEFDADVVEVETGLSIPVADFQFEYVEPGIQLMSFTLSEPGNFLLTLSDMKHNKSISSMPYVYTVYIGYCDGSRSIVNGSGINASIAGESLGFSVYLKDAYGYPSPVQVDRLQVRIVLEIDSSIILPTIQPREALNGTGSSHQAATPLYEKHGGRASGNLVTQASIFDVTYTPKRTGIYRIFISSGNIVLNGGQPFIKEVYAGEVNVAACSVTQFNGKVPKEIKNEIVVLLLDGFYNPVPSQPSRLKFEITSANTSSFTTWEFVDNNDGTYTGSYLAMEVGTYRMCISFDNKHIQPCPFDVNVYSNGYFPRAYDDPVNVWEDESISFNPLENDYFAGDNASMLGFSQPGHGSLLRDGNLLRYTPMKNFSGNDSFLYTIADINGNLAAATVYIFVLTAPPQFVSFSGGLQATEDLISPRYGGFSGLEISYSDLLENISVMVQALSGSVILSPMLMQFRPPGSGKLSVSNGGEDRRVLILEGQVGVINPALQSIQYLGNENFAGVDSLRLSTKNKNGINHLDVPVFVEPVNDPPFINVPQYIMLESNGSESLIFHPERDKFNFSVGDPDLVNFPGGESHFLVTFSLEVTDGFLLTNLPSELINSTELKFKNLFQWQPIQTYAAISKHVNVKASGIRFRGTIRQCNDLMQQLLHRGGENGAVLTLKLSDMGNYGCFLDCTERISLPLHAEARVNLIRKRPLSSLGAHVLGSVIVVESLVVFSLATLLLFFTCKCAFLLVHEKRIQHKNLQKPTDNAELLNRNLSTTTITGCLPESIWNRHPQQRHIGETSGNQNKQ, translated from the exons ATGGAGATCTTGTTACACCAGAAAGATCGCTTCGGGAACATTGTTTCTGGATTCTACGAATTTGATGCTGATGTGGTGGAAGTAGAGACGGGTTTGTCCATACCGGTAGCAGATTTCCAGTTTGAGTATGTAGAGCCAGGGATTCAGTTGATGTCTTTCACCTTATCTGAACCTGGAAATTTCTTGCTTACTCTCTCTGATATGAAGCACAATAAGAGCATCTCTAGTATGCCATATGtgtatacagtatatataG GTTATTGTGATGGATCAAGAAGTATAGTAAATGGTTCAGGGATCAATGCTTCTATTGCTGGGGAGTCTCTTGGCTTCTCTGTTTACTTGAAAGATGCTTATGGTTATCCCTCACCAGTCCAAGTCGATAGACTTCAGGTCCGAATCGTACTAGAGATTGATTCCTCAATTATTTTGCCAACCATACAGCCAAGAGAGGCTCTCAATG GGACTGGATCAAGTCACCAAGCTGCTACTCCATTGTACGAGAAACATGGCGGAAGA GCTTCAGGCAACCTAGTGACTCAAGCGAGTATTTTTGACGTAACTTATACTCCTAAAAGGACTGGAATTTATAGAATCTTTATATCATCTGGAAACATAGTCCTCAATGGAGGCCAGCCTTTCATCAAGGAAGTATATGCAG GTGAAGTGAATGTGGCAGCGTGTAGTGTGACTCAATTCAATGGAAAAGTaccaaaagaaatcaagaatgAAATTGTAGTGTTGCTCTTGGATGGTTTCTACAATCCTGTACCGTCACAGCCATCTCGGTTAAAGTTTGAGATCACCTCAGCTAATACATCAAGTTTCACTACATGGGAATTTGTAGATAATAATGATGGGACATATACTGGTAGCTATCTGGCCATGGAGGTTGGTACTTACCGAATGTGCATATCTTTTGACAATAAACATATCCAACCTTGCCCCTTCGACGTAAATGTGTATAGCA ATGGATACTTTCCAAGAGCCTATGATGATCCAGTCAATGTGTGGGAAGATGAGTCAATATCTTTCAATCCACTGGAAAACGACTATTTTGCTGGCGACAATGCAAGCATGCTCGGTTTCTCACAA CCAGGTCATGGTTCTCTTCTGAGAGATGGAAACCTCCTTAGATACACGCCAATGAAGAATTTTTCAGGAAATGACTCCTTTCTTTATACAATAGCTGATATCAATGGAAACTTAGCCGCAGCTACAGTATACATCTTTGTTCTTACTGCTCCTCCTCAGTTTGTTTCATTTTCGGGCGGATTGCAAGCAACTGAAGATCTAATCAGTCCTAGATATGG TGGCTTCTCTGGCCTGGAGATAAGCTACTCAGACCTGCTGGAGAACATTTCAGTAATGGTACAAGCACTTTCGGGATCAGTCATTCTGTCTCCGATGTTGATGCAGTTTAGACCTCCTGGAAGTGGAAAACTCTCAGTTAGCAATGGAGGTGAAGATAGAAGGGTCTTAATCTTAGAAGGACAAGTAGGAGTTATCAATCCCGCACTTCAGTCGATTCAATATCTCGG AAATGAGAATTTTGCTGGTGTTGATTCTCTTCGGCTGTCTACAAAGAACAAGAATGGGATCAACCATCTGGATGTTCCGGTTTTCGTTGAACCTGTAAATGACCCACCGTTTATTAATGTTCCTCAATATATAATGCTGGAGAGTAATGGGAGTGAGTCACTTATATTTCACCCCGAAAGAGACAAGTTCAACTTCTCAGTTGGAGATCCAGATCTTGTTAATTTCCCCG GTGGTGAATCTCATTTCTTAGTAACATTTTCCTTGGAAGTCACTGACGGATTTCTGCTGACAAACTTACCGTCAGAGCTTATAAACTCAACAGAGCTGAAGTTCAAAAACTTGTTCCAATGGCAGCCAATTCAGACGTATGCTGCCATTTCTAAACACGTGAATGTCAAAGCTAGTGGGATCAGGTTTCGTGGAACTATAAGGCAATGCAACGACCTCATGCAACAGCTGCTCCATCGC GGAGGAGAGAATGGTGCGGTCTTGACTTTGAAACTGAGTGACATGGGGAACTACGGGTGCTTCCTTGACTGTACCGAGAGAATTTCACTGCCTCTTCACGCAGAAGCTCGCGTAAACCTCATTAGGAAGAGACCCTTGAGTTCCCTTGGAGCCCACG TTCTAGGATCTGTGATTGTAGTGGAGTCTCTCGTGGTCTTTTCTCTAGCTACTTTGCTTCTGTTCTTCACTTGCAAATGCGCATTTCTACTAGTACACGAGAAAAGAATCCAACACAAGAATTTGCAGAAACCAACG GACAATGCCGAATTGTTAAACAGAAATctttcaacaacaacaatcactGGTTGTCTACCTGAGAGTATCTGGAATCGCCATCCGCAGCAGAG ACACATAGGTGAAACTTCCGGCAACCAGAATAAGCAGTAG